One window from the genome of Leptospira broomii serovar Hurstbridge str. 5399 encodes:
- a CDS encoding YdeI/OmpD-associated family protein, with protein MSGETKEIPTIAFRSQKEWEKWLKGNHSAMAGVWLKFAKKKSGIETVTYEEAIEIALCYGWIDSHKKPFDTLHWIQKFSPRGARSIWSKINRDKAEKLIASGKMKSAGLKAIENARQNGSWEKAYDSPGRISVPEDLKLALEKNKKAKAFFETLDSTNRYAILFRIHNAKKEETRIKRLRRFVEMLERNEKIHNKKS; from the coding sequence ATGAGCGGGGAAACCAAAGAAATTCCAACGATTGCGTTTCGTTCCCAAAAAGAATGGGAAAAATGGCTGAAGGGAAATCACTCGGCTATGGCTGGAGTCTGGCTTAAATTCGCCAAAAAGAAATCAGGAATAGAAACCGTCACTTATGAAGAGGCAATTGAAATCGCTCTCTGCTACGGCTGGATCGATAGCCACAAAAAACCTTTCGATACTCTGCATTGGATACAGAAGTTTTCTCCTCGAGGTGCGAGAAGCATTTGGTCTAAGATCAACCGAGATAAGGCGGAAAAATTGATTGCTTCGGGTAAAATGAAATCCGCCGGGTTGAAAGCGATCGAAAATGCGAGACAAAACGGATCCTGGGAAAAAGCATATGATTCCCCAGGACGAATCTCCGTGCCGGAAGATCTAAAGCTGGCTCTGGAAAAAAACAAAAAAGCGAAAGCATTTTTTGAAACTTTGGACAGTACGAATCGATATGCTATATTATTTCGAATTCATAACGCTAAAAAAGAAGAAACAAGAATCAAGCGACTTAGACGATTCGTGGAAATGTTGGAACGTAACGAGAAAATTCATAATAAAAAGTCGTAA
- a CDS encoding class I SAM-dependent methyltransferase: MEYVESFERERAKAYDERIVRMIPFYDEVKELVATLLLEFVKENSKILCAGCGTGADFQKLLEVAPDRYSITGVDPSPEMISQAKVKYPSLHLECCTVQNLPINISYSGATLLFVLHFLSDDGTKLSLLQEIAKRLTPGSLFVLFDLYDPIPHNGDFIFRTVESYLKNFKEWKSSELKLYMKRVKQLPRISGPRYQELLHEAGFSNAQQVFQVMHVCGWVAFKS, from the coding sequence ATGGAATACGTGGAATCCTTCGAACGTGAACGAGCAAAGGCCTACGACGAGCGAATCGTAAGAATGATCCCGTTTTACGACGAGGTTAAGGAATTAGTGGCAACGCTTCTTTTAGAATTCGTAAAGGAAAATTCTAAGATACTTTGTGCAGGATGCGGAACAGGAGCGGACTTTCAAAAATTATTGGAAGTCGCGCCCGATCGATATTCTATTACCGGCGTAGATCCTTCTCCGGAAATGATTTCCCAAGCCAAAGTAAAATACCCTTCTCTGCACTTAGAATGTTGCACCGTTCAGAATCTGCCGATTAATATCTCTTATTCGGGAGCAACATTGTTGTTCGTCCTGCATTTTCTTTCCGACGATGGGACCAAACTTTCCCTATTGCAAGAAATTGCTAAAAGACTTACGCCGGGAAGTTTATTTGTATTATTCGACCTCTACGACCCTATACCTCATAATGGAGATTTCATTTTCCGAACCGTAGAATCTTATTTAAAAAATTTTAAAGAATGGAAATCGAGCGAGCTAAAATTGTATATGAAACGAGTCAAACAACTACCTAGAATTTCCGGACCTCGTTATCAGGAATTATTGCATGAGGCGGGATTCTCAAATGCACAACAAGTCTTTCAAGTAATGCACGTTTGTGGCTGGGTTGCTTTCAAGAGTTAG
- a CDS encoding carbon-nitrogen hydrolase family protein — protein MAKYKAAVIQLNSNADPSANLAKAGELIRNAVDKGAKLIGLPENFSFLGSEKEKLECGAEIQRLAENFLGQTSREHHIHLLGGGYPVPTVDGKVFNTAALYGPEGKEIFRYYKVHLFDTDPGDGVEYRESRSVDSGKEPSPIFFSSDLGNISTVICYDLRFPELFRVLVSKGAEIIFVPSAFTKLTGIAHWEPLLRARAIENFCYILAPAQTGLHGTGRETYGHSMIVSPWGEILSESGIEEGIIYADIDTEEIMKARKKIPSLKHRKFVAAWEK, from the coding sequence ATGGCTAAATACAAGGCTGCGGTAATACAACTAAATAGTAATGCAGATCCTTCCGCCAATTTAGCAAAAGCAGGAGAGCTGATTCGAAACGCCGTAGACAAAGGCGCAAAACTGATCGGCCTTCCCGAAAATTTTTCTTTCCTCGGATCGGAAAAGGAAAAATTGGAATGTGGAGCGGAGATTCAAAGATTAGCGGAGAATTTTCTCGGTCAAACTTCCCGCGAACATCACATCCATCTCTTGGGCGGAGGATACCCGGTTCCGACTGTTGACGGCAAAGTATTCAATACGGCAGCTCTTTACGGTCCGGAAGGAAAAGAAATATTCAGATATTATAAAGTTCATTTGTTCGACACCGACCCGGGAGACGGAGTAGAATATAGGGAATCTAGAAGCGTCGATTCGGGAAAGGAACCGTCTCCGATATTTTTTTCCTCCGATTTGGGTAATATTTCGACTGTAATATGCTATGACCTTCGTTTCCCCGAGCTATTCCGAGTATTGGTTTCTAAAGGAGCGGAGATAATATTCGTTCCGTCAGCATTCACAAAACTGACAGGCATCGCCCACTGGGAACCTCTTTTAAGAGCTAGGGCAATAGAAAATTTTTGTTACATTCTCGCTCCCGCGCAAACGGGTTTACACGGAACCGGAAGAGAAACCTACGGGCATTCCATGATCGTTTCTCCATGGGGAGAAATTTTATCCGAATCGGGAATAGAGGAAGGAATTATTTACGCTGATATCGATACCGAAGAAATCATGAAAGCTAGAAAGAAAATCCCGTCTTTAAAACATCGTAAATTCGTTGCGGCATGGGAAAAGTAG
- a CDS encoding adenylate/guanylate cyclase domain-containing protein, with the protein MNFVTNATAFCMRSVHLWKRLLSAGTGTGPGNRYIIATNAVVIITGFFTLVYYIVFLAFGLFFPGWLYFLWFLNILGYAFVLWLNITGRNKSARILLSISGWSQLLIISRILSPSAGLDLYILASFALPFYIYPPEEKIFIFVTELALGFLFVLARIIPYFFDPILELASDLQDYFYFTSIILVVLWLTFLGKELASGAWEAERLLQEEKDKSERLLLNILPKETAEELKRTGYSEPKYISEATVLFTDFYGFTSIAENLSPDDLVRELDTCFRHFDSVTEVHNLEKLKTIGDAYMCVAGVPSFRPSHAVDSLLTALGMLERLDQMRTDNTGAPLWKTRIGIHSGPLVAGVIGSRKFSYDVWGDTVNLASRMESSSEPGRVNVTRPVVELTKDFFVFRSRGSLPVKNKGDTRMYFLAGLRPEFREGKNPRKPNRRFWKLYELRFNGNAS; encoded by the coding sequence ATGAACTTCGTTACTAATGCTACAGCTTTTTGTATGCGATCGGTCCATTTATGGAAACGTTTGCTCTCGGCCGGAACGGGTACTGGTCCGGGTAATCGATATATCATTGCTACAAACGCAGTCGTAATCATTACCGGATTTTTTACTTTAGTTTATTACATCGTATTTCTTGCGTTCGGATTATTTTTTCCCGGATGGTTGTATTTTCTTTGGTTCCTGAACATTCTAGGTTATGCATTCGTACTTTGGCTAAATATTACCGGAAGAAATAAAAGCGCGAGAATTCTGCTTTCGATTTCCGGCTGGAGCCAATTGTTAATAATTTCTAGGATTCTTTCGCCGAGTGCAGGTTTAGATCTTTATATTCTTGCGAGTTTTGCGCTTCCTTTTTACATTTATCCGCCCGAAGAGAAGATCTTCATTTTTGTGACCGAATTGGCCCTCGGTTTCTTATTCGTTCTAGCTCGCATAATTCCTTATTTTTTCGATCCTATCCTAGAATTAGCTTCGGACCTTCAGGATTATTTTTATTTTACCAGCATTATCCTTGTAGTCCTTTGGTTGACATTCCTCGGAAAAGAACTAGCGAGCGGAGCTTGGGAGGCGGAACGTTTACTTCAAGAAGAGAAAGATAAATCTGAGAGACTTCTTTTAAATATTCTTCCCAAAGAAACCGCAGAGGAGTTAAAGAGAACAGGATATTCCGAACCGAAATACATCTCGGAAGCGACCGTATTATTTACCGACTTTTACGGGTTTACTTCCATAGCAGAAAACCTTTCTCCGGACGATTTAGTTCGAGAATTGGATACTTGCTTTCGCCATTTCGATTCAGTGACTGAGGTTCATAATTTAGAAAAACTAAAAACAATCGGAGACGCGTATATGTGCGTGGCAGGAGTTCCTTCGTTTCGTCCCTCCCATGCTGTCGATAGCTTGCTGACCGCGTTGGGAATGTTGGAACGGCTGGATCAAATGCGAACCGACAATACTGGCGCCCCGTTGTGGAAGACTCGGATCGGAATTCATTCAGGTCCTTTAGTCGCCGGCGTTATCGGAAGTCGAAAATTTTCATACGATGTTTGGGGTGATACGGTAAATCTTGCCAGTCGAATGGAATCTAGTAGCGAACCTGGAAGAGTTAACGTAACGAGGCCCGTAGTGGAACTAACAAAAGATTTTTTTGTCTTTCGTTCTCGCGGGTCGCTTCCTGTAAAAAATAAAGGGGATACTCGGATGTATTTTCTGGCCGGACTGCGCCCGGAATTTAGGGAAGGTAAAAACCCTAGAAAGCCGAATCGAAGATTTTGGAAGCTATATGAACTTAGATTTAACGGGAATGCCTCTTAG
- a CDS encoding helix-turn-helix transcriptional regulator translates to MRADRLLNILLHLQAKGKTTAKELSSKLEVSERTVHRDMEALSAAGIPIYAERGVGGGWILSDGYRTNLTGMKREEVLSLFLLQSSRILEDLGRKKDFDSAFLKLLAALPPAYKKDAETVRQRIHIDGAGWNQAIRDLPLLPILQDAIWEDRKVEILYEKEGQTSPRLLEPLGLVAKDTVWYLVARRSREIRIYRISRIRNTRLTEERFERPKKFDLAKYWEVWLQDFQSRLPQYTVRIKITTALEPRIRNIPYAKITKTFPSKKGWSEMELDLETQDWATGILMRFGSEIEVLHPPELKDSILKKAKELLNLYEPSDS, encoded by the coding sequence ATGCGAGCAGATCGTCTTTTGAATATTCTTTTGCATCTCCAAGCCAAGGGGAAAACCACCGCAAAGGAACTTTCCTCCAAATTAGAAGTTTCGGAACGAACCGTTCACCGGGATATGGAGGCTCTTTCCGCCGCCGGAATTCCGATCTACGCGGAACGAGGGGTTGGGGGCGGTTGGATTCTGAGTGACGGGTACAGAACGAATTTAACAGGGATGAAGAGAGAAGAAGTGCTCTCTTTGTTTCTTCTTCAATCCTCTCGAATCTTAGAGGACCTAGGAAGAAAAAAGGATTTCGACTCCGCATTCTTAAAACTCTTGGCAGCATTACCGCCGGCTTATAAAAAAGATGCCGAGACAGTTCGTCAAAGAATCCATATCGACGGAGCCGGTTGGAACCAAGCGATTCGGGATCTTCCTCTGCTTCCGATTTTGCAGGATGCAATTTGGGAAGATAGAAAAGTAGAAATATTGTACGAAAAAGAAGGTCAAACTTCTCCGAGGCTTTTGGAACCGCTAGGACTCGTTGCAAAAGACACAGTCTGGTATTTAGTCGCTCGGAGGAGCAGGGAAATTCGGATCTACAGGATATCACGAATTAGAAATACTCGCCTAACAGAGGAAAGGTTTGAGCGCCCCAAAAAATTCGACCTAGCAAAATATTGGGAGGTGTGGTTACAAGATTTTCAATCAAGACTTCCGCAATATACGGTCAGAATTAAGATTACAACCGCCTTGGAACCACGGATACGAAATATTCCGTACGCTAAAATCACGAAGACGTTTCCTTCAAAAAAGGGTTGGAGCGAAATGGAGTTGGACCTAGAAACTCAAGATTGGGCGACAGGAATATTGATGCGTTTTGGTTCCGAAATAGAAGTGTTGCATCCGCCGGAATTAAAAGATTCCATACTCAAGAAAGCAAAAGAGCTTTTGAATCTATACGAACCTTCCGATTCCTGA
- a CDS encoding inorganic diphosphatase produces MLHPWHEASPGPNPPHEVHALVEIPSGSKAKFEVDKESGLIQLDRVLFASVHYPAHYGFIPQTLGDDKDPLDILVLCSEQVPPLCLVPARVVGVMRMIDRGEGDEKILAVASGDRSFDGIEHVSQLPASFRAELTHFFSVYKQLEQKEVRVEEPEGPAVAKDLIVKALELYRRTFPT; encoded by the coding sequence ATATTACACCCCTGGCACGAAGCCAGCCCCGGCCCCAATCCTCCGCATGAAGTTCATGCTCTCGTTGAAATTCCGTCCGGAAGCAAAGCAAAATTCGAAGTGGATAAAGAATCAGGTCTGATTCAGTTGGATAGGGTTCTTTTCGCATCCGTGCATTATCCGGCGCATTACGGTTTTATTCCTCAAACCTTGGGAGACGATAAGGATCCATTGGATATACTTGTTCTATGTTCCGAGCAGGTACCTCCTCTTTGCCTGGTCCCCGCTCGGGTAGTGGGAGTCATGAGAATGATCGACAGAGGAGAAGGTGATGAAAAAATTTTAGCGGTCGCATCCGGCGATCGAAGTTTCGACGGAATCGAGCATGTCTCTCAACTTCCTGCTTCTTTTCGTGCGGAACTCACTCATTTCTTTTCAGTGTACAAACAGTTGGAACAGAAAGAAGTTAGAGTCGAAGAACCGGAAGGTCCGGCAGTGGCCAAAGACTTGATCGTAAAAGCTTTGGAACTATACCGCCGAACCTTTCCCACATAA
- the add gene encoding adenosine deaminase → MGLTFADILDRIRILDRDVTELNRLKSRLPADRPYSSSLQISFDKQINNLLNERIRLLELEVDRPPSWLLGDSEAHESGRSTASALLEPADLSGQKLQDQDVINFIRELPKTEIHLHLEACVNKETMKKLMVKNGISLSDEEFEAKFNFKDLNGFIQVFFFIQSLVKEPADLYYFVGSLAEYMRTNNILYTEVFFAPSKFIQNGLDFDEMVSQLVEGIREEKAKDGIEIRILVDVSRSFGPENAMNNLNRVLKLKQKEIIGIGLGGAELMGPARDYVEVFKKAREAGLRVVAHSGEDDGPWAIWEAVEQCKAERIGHGTSAIQDPELINYLRENKIPIEICVTSNVFTGKYVRKEQNHPVRYYYDQGLPLCINTDDPEIFNVNLTYEYFKLWRFLDFSLEEIIDLVRQGVYATFHPQKETLWKGMEVKIKRIKEKYGVR, encoded by the coding sequence GTGGGTTTAACCTTCGCCGACATCCTGGATAGAATCCGGATCCTCGACCGTGACGTAACGGAACTGAATCGATTAAAAAGTCGGCTACCCGCCGACAGGCCGTATTCATCGTCCCTGCAAATTTCCTTCGATAAGCAGATTAATAATCTACTCAACGAACGAATACGACTTCTGGAATTAGAAGTCGATCGACCTCCTTCTTGGCTCCTCGGGGATTCGGAAGCGCATGAATCCGGCAGGTCGACCGCTTCGGCGCTGCTGGAACCCGCGGATCTTTCGGGCCAAAAACTTCAGGACCAAGACGTCATCAATTTTATTAGGGAACTCCCTAAAACGGAAATCCATCTGCATCTGGAAGCCTGCGTAAATAAGGAAACCATGAAGAAGCTCATGGTAAAGAACGGCATCTCTCTAAGCGATGAAGAATTCGAGGCCAAGTTCAATTTCAAGGATCTGAACGGATTCATCCAAGTATTCTTCTTTATCCAAAGCTTAGTCAAAGAGCCTGCGGACTTGTATTACTTTGTGGGCAGTCTCGCGGAATATATGAGGACCAATAATATTCTCTATACCGAGGTTTTCTTTGCGCCTTCCAAATTTATCCAAAACGGCTTGGATTTTGACGAAATGGTCAGTCAACTCGTGGAAGGAATCCGTGAAGAAAAAGCAAAGGATGGAATTGAAATTCGAATTCTAGTCGACGTTTCTCGCTCTTTCGGTCCCGAGAACGCGATGAATAATCTTAATCGAGTTCTCAAGCTCAAGCAAAAGGAAATTATAGGAATCGGATTAGGCGGCGCAGAATTAATGGGTCCTGCGAGGGATTATGTCGAAGTCTTTAAAAAAGCAAGAGAAGCAGGGCTTCGAGTCGTTGCACATTCCGGAGAAGACGACGGTCCTTGGGCGATTTGGGAGGCAGTGGAACAATGTAAAGCCGAACGTATCGGACATGGAACTTCCGCGATTCAGGATCCTGAATTGATCAACTATCTTCGGGAAAACAAAATTCCAATCGAAATCTGTGTGACGTCTAACGTGTTTACCGGCAAATACGTCAGAAAGGAGCAGAACCATCCGGTACGGTATTATTACGATCAAGGGCTGCCACTTTGCATCAACACGGATGATCCCGAAATTTTTAACGTCAATCTTACTTATGAATATTTTAAACTTTGGCGCTTTCTAGACTTCTCGTTGGAAGAAATCATAGATCTTGTTCGACAAGGAGTCTATGCTACATTCCATCCGCAAAAAGAGACTTTGTGGAAGGGTATGGAAGTTAAAATTAAACGAATAAAAGAAAAATACGGGGTTCGCTAA
- a CDS encoding DegT/DnrJ/EryC1/StrS family aminotransferase, which yields MITARKTFLPFALPLISERAVEEVSAVLRSGWITSGPKVKEFEEEFARYTGSAYALALNSATAGLHLALEAIGLCSEDAVFVPAVTFTATAETICYFGAEPILTDVDPIFNLMTENTLREAIDRECVSSKGNLVHKKTGKTVRALMPVHLAGAICDMDALNAIAREYHLYVIEDSAHAFPATHKGKKVGTHGDFTVFSFYATKGITTGEGGMVTTRHSHFAERIKLMRLHGINRETFDRPGWYYEVVSPGFKYNMSDIAAAMGVVQLSEADELWKRRILISDIYRSEFSELPFLHLPLPAKSGEHSWHLFRVEVDRVNGKIDRDILCSELKKRNIGSSLHFIPLYEHPFYQRFGFEKKYYPNADSMFQRTLSLPLFPGMSDGDIEDVVSAIREIFSKF from the coding sequence ATGATAACAGCGAGAAAGACTTTCTTACCTTTTGCACTACCGTTGATCTCGGAAAGAGCCGTCGAAGAAGTTTCCGCCGTACTCCGTTCCGGCTGGATCACCTCGGGGCCGAAAGTGAAAGAATTCGAAGAAGAATTCGCCAGATACACCGGCTCGGCATACGCGCTCGCATTAAATTCCGCGACCGCGGGTCTTCATTTAGCGCTAGAGGCTATCGGACTTTGCTCCGAAGACGCAGTCTTCGTTCCGGCGGTTACTTTTACCGCGACTGCGGAAACGATCTGTTACTTCGGTGCCGAACCGATCCTGACCGACGTGGATCCTATTTTCAACCTGATGACCGAAAACACATTGAGAGAAGCGATCGATCGGGAATGCGTTTCCTCTAAAGGAAATTTGGTTCATAAAAAAACCGGAAAAACCGTTCGAGCATTGATGCCCGTCCATTTAGCCGGAGCAATCTGCGATATGGACGCCTTGAACGCAATTGCTCGAGAATACCATCTGTACGTAATCGAAGACTCCGCTCATGCCTTCCCCGCGACTCATAAAGGAAAAAAGGTAGGAACTCACGGGGATTTTACCGTCTTTAGTTTTTACGCCACCAAAGGAATTACTACCGGCGAGGGCGGAATGGTAACGACTCGCCATTCTCATTTTGCCGAGCGAATCAAGTTGATGCGATTGCACGGAATCAATCGGGAAACTTTCGATCGTCCAGGCTGGTACTACGAAGTAGTTTCCCCGGGTTTCAAATACAATATGAGTGATATCGCTGCCGCGATGGGTGTCGTTCAATTGTCCGAAGCCGATGAACTTTGGAAACGAAGAATTCTGATTTCGGATATTTATCGTTCCGAGTTTTCCGAATTGCCTTTTCTTCATTTACCCTTACCTGCAAAATCGGGCGAGCATTCCTGGCATCTATTTAGAGTCGAGGTGGATCGCGTAAACGGAAAGATCGATCGGGACATTTTATGTTCTGAATTAAAGAAAAGAAATATAGGCTCGAGCCTGCATTTTATTCCTTTATACGAACATCCTTTTTATCAAAGGTTCGGCTTTGAAAAGAAATACTATCCGAATGCGGACTCGATGTTTCAGAGAACCCTATCACTTCCCTTATTTCCGGGAATGAGCGACGGCGATATAGAGGATGTGGTCTCCGCGATTCGGGAAATCTTTTCGAAGTTCTGA
- a CDS encoding diguanylate cyclase has protein sequence MLLNPESEHTQVRNFLELTADAVILADSDGRLIEFNSNAKKLELISENESLLEKDWYPVLRLLALGDAVNIFLRTSSIKRRFEVKVAEIRLADFPEKILTAYIFQDKTEFRKLEVKIKRLKSLGHRDRNRIRDLEIRDPLTGLFNRNYMMETFSAELSKASRNGHSIGIILMDIDRLKGINDAFGNSKGDMLIAEIGKILLENSRKSDVACRLGGEEFLLLLPGAQRETVLERAEKIRELFSKFYMEDSVDLLTGTLSAGVAMFPADGSSEDDLIYAANSALYVAKRSGRNRVVSTGTKD, from the coding sequence ATGCTACTGAACCCAGAGAGCGAACATACTCAAGTTAGAAATTTCTTAGAGCTTACTGCGGACGCAGTTATTCTAGCGGATTCCGACGGACGACTCATAGAATTTAATTCCAACGCAAAGAAACTGGAGTTAATTTCCGAAAACGAATCCTTGTTGGAAAAAGATTGGTACCCGGTTCTCAGACTCCTTGCTTTAGGCGACGCAGTTAATATCTTTTTAAGGACTTCCTCCATTAAGCGACGATTCGAAGTTAAAGTTGCGGAGATCCGTTTAGCGGATTTTCCTGAAAAAATTTTAACAGCCTATATATTTCAAGACAAAACGGAATTTAGGAAACTGGAAGTCAAGATAAAGAGATTAAAGTCCTTAGGTCATCGGGATAGAAATAGAATCCGAGACCTCGAAATAAGGGATCCATTAACCGGATTGTTTAATAGAAATTACATGATGGAAACCTTCAGTGCGGAGCTTTCCAAGGCTTCCAGAAACGGTCATTCGATAGGAATCATACTCATGGATATCGATCGCCTGAAAGGAATCAACGACGCCTTCGGAAATAGCAAGGGAGATATGCTCATCGCCGAAATAGGGAAAATTCTTTTGGAGAATTCGAGAAAGAGCGATGTTGCTTGCCGATTGGGCGGGGAAGAATTCTTGCTTTTATTGCCGGGAGCACAAAGAGAAACCGTTTTGGAGCGGGCCGAGAAGATTCGAGAGTTATTCTCCAAATTTTATATGGAAGATTCCGTCGATCTACTTACCGGAACCCTTTCCGCCGGAGTCGCTATGTTTCCAGCCGATGGATCTTCCGAAGACGATCTCATTTATGCGGCAAATTCCGCGTTGTATGTTGCGAAGCGGTCAGGTAGGAACAGGGTAGTTTCAACCGGAACTAAAGATTAA
- a CDS encoding GyrI-like domain-containing protein, whose protein sequence is MKIGLSIAGVILLLLIVFLGYMGAFNTVEVREEVQGPFYVISHHQTGEYRKVGETFRTLMKELPASGLKGYRIFGIYLDNPRKVPKDQLRSEVGVLFSEPLKTKPQGISLALEERTIPVRKYLVVDFPFKNFFSVFLGIYKIYPKLFEACEKRGCDLESRYIMEIYEPVAGKNAKYLLPID, encoded by the coding sequence ATGAAAATTGGTTTATCTATTGCAGGGGTAATACTTCTCTTATTGATCGTATTTCTAGGTTACATGGGTGCTTTTAATACGGTGGAAGTTCGAGAAGAAGTTCAGGGACCGTTTTACGTAATTTCTCACCATCAAACCGGGGAGTATCGAAAAGTTGGGGAAACGTTTCGAACTCTAATGAAAGAGCTTCCGGCGAGCGGTTTGAAAGGCTATAGGATATTCGGGATTTATCTGGATAATCCGCGGAAAGTACCTAAAGACCAACTTAGATCTGAGGTGGGGGTATTATTTTCGGAGCCGCTAAAAACAAAACCGCAGGGTATTTCTTTAGCATTGGAAGAGCGTACAATTCCGGTACGCAAATACCTCGTTGTGGATTTTCCCTTTAAGAATTTTTTCTCCGTATTTCTCGGAATCTATAAGATCTATCCGAAACTTTTCGAGGCATGTGAGAAACGGGGATGCGATTTAGAAAGTCGCTATATAATGGAGATCTACGAACCTGTTGCGGGTAAAAATGCAAAATACTTATTACCTATCGATTAA
- a CDS encoding dehydrogenase: MLDHFGVTEETWREGIEKDKHFVSSETPLFVGRAVAALASDPNVGTKNGKALSSWGLSTEYDFVDSDGSRPHWGNYYLKTFGESCD, encoded by the coding sequence ATGTTGGATCATTTCGGCGTAACCGAAGAAACATGGAGAGAAGGGATCGAAAAAGACAAACATTTCGTTTCGTCCGAGACTCCTTTGTTTGTAGGACGAGCGGTGGCTGCCTTGGCCTCCGATCCGAACGTAGGTACGAAGAACGGCAAAGCTTTAAGCAGTTGGGGGCTCTCGACAGAATATGATTTTGTAGATTCGGACGGTTCGCGTCCGCATTGGGGAAACTATTATTTAAAAACTTTCGGTGAGAGTTGCGATTGA
- a CDS encoding alpha/beta fold hydrolase, which produces MMMIACSVLGIVFCRGTSRIIEGPKSKIAFEDEGEGGIPVILLHSFGGEVSHWEDVRQRLSGSRRVISIELRGHGRSGPPEDGDFSIYSMTKDVEAVAKFLHLNRFVLVGHSMGGSVALEYAGEHPEQVAGLFIVDSGGDPNGIPEGVRDGVKSALRSEAYEQTTYGYWEQLLAKSNPMVKTRIWNQLAGMPKKTVIGVTESLLDYDPSPALKNFSGLQYAVVTTENNGPLSLHKLGSGFSYTVMEGVGHWLHLDKPDEFFPLLKGFLDDVQSS; this is translated from the coding sequence ATGATGATGATAGCGTGTTCGGTATTAGGAATAGTATTCTGTAGGGGAACTTCTCGGATTATCGAAGGACCGAAAAGTAAAATTGCGTTCGAAGATGAAGGAGAGGGTGGAATACCGGTTATTCTTTTGCACTCGTTCGGAGGAGAAGTTTCTCATTGGGAAGACGTGAGACAAAGATTGTCGGGGAGTCGACGAGTGATCTCGATAGAACTTCGAGGACATGGTCGTTCCGGTCCGCCGGAAGACGGGGATTTTTCGATCTATTCAATGACAAAAGACGTCGAGGCAGTCGCAAAATTCCTGCACTTGAATCGATTCGTACTGGTCGGTCATAGCATGGGAGGTTCCGTCGCGCTTGAATACGCAGGCGAACATCCGGAGCAAGTGGCGGGTCTTTTTATCGTAGATTCCGGCGGCGACCCTAATGGAATTCCGGAGGGCGTTCGTGACGGTGTAAAGTCAGCTTTACGCTCGGAAGCGTATGAACAAACTACGTATGGATATTGGGAACAACTTCTTGCGAAATCGAATCCAATGGTGAAGACGAGAATTTGGAATCAGCTTGCCGGGATGCCGAAGAAAACCGTAATCGGAGTGACCGAAAGTCTGTTGGATTACGATCCGAGCCCCGCTTTGAAAAACTTTTCCGGGCTACAATATGCGGTCGTTACGACTGAAAATAACGGTCCATTATCATTACATAAATTAGGTTCGGGATTTTCGTACACTGTCATGGAAGGAGTAGGTCATTGGTTGCATTTGGATAAACCGGATGAGTTCTTCCCGCTCCTCAAAGGGTTTCTGGACGACGTTCAAAGCAGCTAA
- a CDS encoding SDR family NAD(P)-dependent oxidoreductase gives MIEKPLDGRVAVVAGGARGAGRGISIALGELGCTVYVTGRTSRDFTSELGRKETIEETAEKVSQVGGKGVPIRADHADPEQVKSLFAQVKKESNGGLDILVNDIWGGDHLAEWGKKFWEQDISKALKIFGNCLNSHIITSFYGAPLLIEKGSGLLVEVTARIIDTGEIYRTVLQSLPS, from the coding sequence ATGATTGAAAAACCGTTGGATGGTAGGGTTGCGGTCGTTGCAGGAGGAGCCAGGGGCGCGGGTCGAGGCATATCGATCGCGTTAGGCGAATTAGGCTGCACAGTGTATGTCACGGGTCGCACCAGCCGAGATTTCACGTCCGAGCTAGGACGAAAGGAAACGATCGAAGAAACTGCGGAGAAAGTTTCTCAAGTCGGAGGAAAGGGAGTTCCTATCCGAGCGGATCATGCGGACCCGGAGCAGGTAAAATCTCTCTTTGCACAAGTTAAGAAAGAGTCGAACGGCGGTTTAGATATTCTGGTAAACGATATTTGGGGAGGAGATCACTTAGCTGAGTGGGGAAAAAAATTCTGGGAACAAGATATCTCCAAAGCTTTGAAGATATTCGGAAACTGTCTCAATTCCCATATCATCACTTCTTTCTACGGTGCGCCCTTGCTGATTGAAAAAGGATCCGGTCTATTGGTAGAAGTCACGGCACGGATTATAGATACAGGGGAAATTTACCGTACAGTCTTACAAAGTCTTCCATCATAA